From Bradyrhizobium sp. sBnM-33:
CGGGCGTCACGCTGTCCTCCGCCGCGCATGCCGACGAAGGTTTCGTGCAGCTCACGATCTACAAGGCGGGCTGGGTGATCGGCGGCTCCGGCGGCAGCGGCGTCCTGGATTTCCGCGGGCGGCGCTACCCGCTTTCGACCGGCGGGCTCGACTACGGCCTGGTGTTCGGCGGATCGAAGACGGTGCTGCGCGGCCGCGTCAGCAACATCTATCGCCCCAGCGACGTCGCCGGCGTTTACGGCGCAGCCGGCGCGGGCCTTGCGATCGGCCGCGGCGCGCGCGCGATCGTGCTCACCAACCAGAAGGGCGCGGTGCTGGAATTGACCGGGCACCAGGTCGGCTTGATGGCGAACGCGGATCTCAGCGGGCTAGCGATCACCATGCGGTAGAAAAGAGATGGGTGGGCAAAGCGCAGCGTGCCCACCATTTTGATCAGTGTCTTGGATGGTGGGCACGTCGCTTCGCGCCTTTGCCCACCCTACGGCAGGGACGCGGAGCCTTGCGATGAACCGCGAACAATTGATCGCCGCTTACTCTGCCCCGGGCCGCCACTACCACAACCTCACGCACATCGAGGACTGCCTTGCTGCGCTCTCGCGCGTCGACAATCTTTCGGCAGCCGAGCGCGAAATCCTCACCGAGGCGATCTGGTGGCACGATGTCGTTTACGATCCGACCCGCTCGGACAATGAAGAGCTCAGCGCGCAATCGGCCGAGCAGCACGTCCGCGAGGATATCGGAGCGGAAGTAGCCCGCCTGATCCGCCTGACGAAGACGCATGACGTCCAGCCCGGCGATCGTCTGGGCGCCATTTTGATCTCGATCGATCTCAGCATCCTCGGCGCCGAGCCCGCGCGCTACGACGCTTACGCCGCCGCGATCCGGCAGGAGTTCATCCACGTGCCGAACGCCGACTATCGCGCCGGCCGCGCCAGGGTGCTCGGCCAGTTCGCCGCGCGGCCGGTGATCTTTCCCGATGCGACCTTTGCTGCGAGATATGACCGGCAGGCCCGCGAAAACCTTGCGCGCGAACTGGCGTCCTTGCGCTGACGATTACCTCACCCCGAGAAAATCCCGCTTGCCGATTTCCA
This genomic window contains:
- a CDS encoding phosphohydrolase yields the protein MNREQLIAAYSAPGRHYHNLTHIEDCLAALSRVDNLSAAEREILTEAIWWHDVVYDPTRSDNEELSAQSAEQHVREDIGAEVARLIRLTKTHDVQPGDRLGAILISIDLSILGAEPARYDAYAAAIRQEFIHVPNADYRAGRARVLGQFAARPVIFPDATFAARYDRQARENLARELASLR